In the genome of Xenopus tropicalis strain Nigerian chromosome 10, UCB_Xtro_10.0, whole genome shotgun sequence, the window ATGGTACCGAGCTGGAATATGCTGGTTGCCCAGGTGTTCATAGCCAGACTGAGAAGGAGCACGCCCATCAGGTTCATTACCAGCCCAGTTTTAGCCTGGAAATGACAAGAGTTTATTAAAGAGAAGACATTCAATTATAAGATATATCAGCTTACAGTGTGTGGCCCATTTTTAGTCCACTGGAGTGATTGGTGGACTTTTCAATTCATTCCCCTCTTAGAGGTTCAATATTAGGTCAGAGCTCCCCTTAGGTAGTAATATGGATACAGATATAGGAAGCATTGGTGCATCAGCCATACAGCTACAGATCCAAGAATATCCTGGGCAACAATAAGTTTTTTCCCCAAATCttcccctaactgaccttcaagttgggctttTAGGCATATCTAGGACAGAAAATAGCCATTCTCTGTAAATCTCACCCTTAATGGCCATCAAGTTGAGCCCCTCAGTTTGGGACCTCTTTCTCTTCATATTTTATACTTGACTTGCTTTTATCTAATAGGAAGAGTGCTGATTTTGTAGAACAATTTGCAGAGAGATATACTTATAGATACAGTCTCTTCTCTGACTCCTAGACATGCATAGAAATGCATGGTTTGCTGCTAGCCATCCAGCCAATGACTGGGTCTTACAGCCAAGGTACCACTTCAAAGCTGTACAGTAAGTTCCAAGACACATTTCAAGAaatattgtggccctaagcattgcatgacacactgtggcccctgCATTTGGAGACAGAAAGATCACTGCAGAAGagaccaatgagcactccataccccagacatgccagtgaaACCACTGCACAAATGGATAGTTTGAAGGTATTACATCAGTCACTCTTCTTTCCCAATGCTACTAGTATCTCTCTGCCTCCTCTGCCTTAAATAAAGATGGGCTGTGTTTTCCACAATGAGCCTGCAGAGAGCTGCGACCAGGACCCTTCAGATCCCAGCAGTGTCTGGGTCTGGGGGGTGCTTTAGATACGCCACTGGGTTCTAAATTACCTTCCTACTGGGATTATTGTAATGCATTGCATAGCAGACCGACTTTGCGATGCATATTTTGTTTTACCACTGCAATTTCCATTAATTGCCTTCAGTTCAGGCTACCGGTCCTGCTAGTTACATGCTGTGCTGTACACAGATACAGAAAGCCATTGTACCATACGGCTTACAGTCTATATGCAGTGCCTGACGGCATGATCATGTGGGAGACTAAGTACAGTGTGCCTCTGCTGGTGCATAAAAAGTGGCTAAAGGGATCctataaaccagtgatccccaaacagtggctcgggggcaacatgttgctcaccaacccctggaatgttggtcccagtggtctcaaagtaggtgctgaatttctagcttggaggcaagttttggttgcataaaaacccactataatgccaaacagagtctattgttgctcatcaaccccttggatgttgctccctgtggcctcaaagcaggtgcttatttttgaatttctggttaggaggcaagttctggttgcataaaaaccagtgtaaagccaaacagagccttctgtaggctgccagtcaacataggggctatcaaatagccaattataactctCATTGGGTAcgcccaggaacttttttcatgcctgtgttgctccccatcactttttccatttgaatgtggctcacacatataaaaggttgggggcctCTGCTCTAAACTTACCATATCCTTCACCATTAAATGTCCTGTAGAAAATGCTATTGAATTGGGCGGCGTGGAGACGGGTAACATGAAAGCGTATGAACACCCAACAGTCCCAGGGACCATTAAGTATAATGGATTGACTTTAAGCCTAATAGCCTgtatggaaaaaaagagaaagggtAACAGACGAAAAACTGGACATAAAAAACCTTATATTTGTTTAACAAGAGATTTAAACCTTGGGACCTACCAGCTCTGACAGGATTGGAAGGAAGACAATGATGGTGGCAGTATTGCTGGCAAATTCAGTGAAGGAGGCAATCAGCACAGTGACCAGCAGAACTGCAAGCGCAGGCGAAATACCCTCCAGTGGTTGCAGCCGACTGCCTATCCATGTAGATAACCCAGAAACCTACAAACAGGGAGAGTTAGTTACCCTGTGCCAGTTTCTAGTATGATCTAGATATGATCTAATGAAGGACATTTTATAGAATCATAAAACAATAAACTTAGCAGTGATCTTGTTTTTATGCTGAGCATTATGTCTAATGGCTCATTGCACACGTGGGACATTCTTTGAACTGATTTGGCCCTCTCAGCTGGTCTCTGTATAATCTTAAGGTTGTCTTGAAGGCCAGATAATTGGATAAggtggcaacctcaccaaacaaagcGTCTCTTACcatgaatggccagctttatacagggaAACAGACAACCCAGCACAAACAAGAATGGTTAACTGAGACAATAAATTGAGGGGGGTGACATTGCAGGATTTTGGAAACTTCTGAAGAACACACTTTTATTCAACAGATCCCTCAATATAACACAGATAGTTCTGACATCTAGTTACCTCGCAACCTTTAGCCATAGCGAATCCTCCTCCGAGCAGTAGAATGATATTCCAGGGCACGGTGCTTTGGGCTTTCTTCCAAGATAAAAGTGCTTTATTCTCAGTGTTGGGTGCTAGGGaacagaaataaatgttaaaataaatcaAACGTAAACTGAATATAAAAAATCAGCACTCATCCCTAAACAGGTCTAACCCCATCTGCTTTTACTCCCAGATCTATAAGGTTTGTGGATCAGAGCTGGGGAGTGGTTGGGGTGTCACTGGGTACCCCCACCCACAGTGCTTTTGAGCTCTACACTTAGAAGTACTGTGCAAGGGAGCTTTGTACTTAACACCTGCCCTGATCTACTTTGTGTTCTTACAGATACACaaggtggggggggtgggggggtgactCGCATTCCTAATGGAACAAAAggtaggggtatatatatcacatatatacTGAGAGAGGTGCCACCATGTGCACTCTGTGCTAGGAATGCAAAGATGTGTGCCAGGTAGAACTGGGCCAAGATGTATTGGCGCCCAAGGCAATTACTACTTTGCCCGGAGCTTGATCAGCATCAACCCACGACCCACAACGTTCCCTGCCAGGTCCACATGCCACCATAACTCCCCCTTGTTGGTCTCTATCTCACCCATTGATGACCACCCCTTCTATTCCAGCCAAGGCATGTGCCACTtatgcctatccctagttccagccctgcaacTCAAGGATGTCAAGATGCATTTTGAGCAAAAAACATGGCTGTGTCTGTTTTTCAAACTTCACACcccttactaaataagccctGTTGAATACAAGATATGTATCTCATAGGGAGGTATATCAGTTTGCTTTTCTTGATTATAAACCAACAGTTAAAATCAATGGTTTGGCCCAGTTCATACATGTTTCCAACTAAATGCAATTCCTTTAAACCACCATCTGCCCTTCTCTTTCCACTTACCTTTGAGGTCAAACCACCACTTCAGAGAAGGCTTCTCagagggaaaaaagaaaaggacGATACATATGGAAATTCCTGTCACTGCATCTGAGGTAAACCTACAGGGAAGCAAAATCACTGGCTCAGAATGGCCCTTAACAATTATGAGGGCAGAAACATCTCATTCTGAAACTGCCCTTGTATTTTGTGGCTCAAGAATTTGTTGGCTCTTTGTTCTTTCACTGgcgatatatttatattatagttcCATTCAGGGCTTTGTTTTTCCATCGTCCCAAAACCAAAATGTAGTGATTCACATCAGTTTCAATTGTTTGTATGGCTGGTGAGGCAAAGAAAAACAGCTGGCACATTCAAGCCATgtcccgcattctccaccattaCACCAGGGATTCCATCTTATAATTCCCATAATGCTTGGGATAGAAATACGGTTTGAAAAGCCTTAAGCTTAAATAGAGGAATCTCTTACCCAGGGGTGAATGCAGAGGCCCAACCAGGTATGAATTTTGGATCACGCGTGAACAGCAATATGGCAAAAAGACAGAAGAAGACAAAGACGGATTTTTCTGCAAAACTAAAGGATAATAGTGACCATGAAAAAGCAGTAGATACCAACATTTGAAATATTCAGCCCCACAATATTACAAGGGTAGGTCTGGCTAAAGCAGTAGCTAAGTAGTTCTCAGATAATGGACAGAGCATACCCATATAACATTCTTGGGCCCCTAATTAATTTCATTTATACACAGACATGGTCACTGGCCACATTTATAAAAGGCACAAAACATTCCCAGATCTTCTAACCCAAAGCAGCCAATCTAttatctgcttttaaacaggtgaacagtaaatgctaccttctgattggctgtAATAAGTATACATTAACCCCATAAACTCCCCATAATCCCTTGGTATAAAAACAAGTTAAGTTTTTACAAGTTATATCTAATGATACATTAGCAATCTATACATAATTTAATGGCAATGCTCACTCATTTCCAACCTCGTAATCTGAGATGCATGTTCctgtacaacagtgatccccaaccagtgactcaggagcaacaggttcctccccaaccccttggatgttgctcccagtggccccaaagcaggtgcttattttttaatttgttgcttggaggtaagtttaagttgcataaaaacccagtttatagagccttctgtaggctgccagtccactagGGGCTACCCTGGAACTTTTgttatgcttgtgtttctccccaaaaCCTTTTCCACTTGAATATGGCTCATGGgattaaaaggttggggaccccttctgTACAACATCAGTAAAGGATGCAAAGAGTAAAGAAGGAACCCTGTCTGGCATACTCACTTGGTAGGGCCCAGCTTGCGATAATCTTCCTGTATGATGTCTTTTGCCTTGGACTCTGCCTCAGATCTGATATCggatttctttttccttttgcagcTGGATATCAGGTTAGAAACAGAAAGATACTAAGCTTTTATGGTGTAACATACGAATATGTCTTTAACTCTCATTATATTTAGTCCCTGGAATCACACAGGAAACAAGTGTAGATCCATAATCATTAGCATGCCATGCTATAGCCTAGATCTGAGCTGTTTGGTTGGAGGTTCATAGGTGGGGTGCTGCTTTTAATGCTTTGAAACTTTACCCTGCCCCCCAGATGGTAGCATCAACTTTCCTGCAATGCCAGGTTACAACTCTTTTTCATCTTCAGCATTAATTAACACAATAtatgttatctggttgctagcccTTATTATCTCTTAGGGTTCTCTTTTCTCCTTCTAGCCAGTAAGCATCCTCAAACAGTTGGACATTTTGAGCCATCGTGCCCAAACCACGCCCCAAAAAATGCAGTCAATGACCGTATAGTAGAGAGTTATTTACCGTAGGCTTATGGCTCCATGTAGAACTGAGATCCACAACCATCCAACAAAGAGAAATAAGATCATCAGAGGGAATGCAAAGGCAAACCAAGAGCCAAAATTCACCACGTCACATCCTGGAAAAAAGCTTTAGAAGGACAGATCTAATGTGTGAAGAAAACAACACCAAGGCAACACCCACTTATATGCTTATAAACAAATATGGAGAACATAAATGTTATTTGTAGGGCAGTGGTTCCAAAACTGTGTGCCGGGCTGTTGGGTGAGGTTTGAGGGTGAATGCCTATTAACTCATCAACACATTTTAAATGCCCACTCTTGACATTAATTAGGGTTGAACTTTTTTATTGCTGCATAACCCTCTATATTTACCTCTTTAGCTGTCCCAGAAGGATGAGGTTTGGTGCTGTCCCAGTCAAAGTAGCTGTCCCACCAATACTGGCTGAGTATGGGATGGAGATGAGAAAAGCTTTCCAGATTCTGTTCTGGTACTCCTTTTCTTTCTGTAGGTCAGGGTGTGTGTCAGTAGGAATGTCTATCTTCTCTGGGAGATCTTTGTttctaaaaataaacaacaaacaaaaGTCAAAAATGAAAACAGTTATGAGCAGTAAACATGTTGAGTGTTCTGCACACCAATGCTTGGTCGTGGGACCCCGGGGCGTTACAGACTTTGTAGAgccctattatttatataaagaaggGCTATTTAAACTATGCACCTTAACAGCTGATCTACCATATCCATGGAAAACCGACAAAATAAGACAGAAAtggacacagaaaaaaaaaatataaagatagtGGGACAAAATGAGCAAAGTAGAGTAAGATGGTGACTGGAGAGCAAAATGGTTACAGTACAACTTGATGGAAGTGGTGGGGCAAGGTGGCCAGAGAAGAGCAAGACAGTTACAGTACAACTTGATGGATAAGGAGGGCAAAATGCACAAGGCAGAACAAGATGAtggctgtagggcaagatggagccagcaaCAAAAGATGGATAGAGTAGACCAAGATGGTGACTTTTGGCCATGATGATTACAGTAGGACAACACAGTGACAGAATGGTTACAGAATTAGGTTACAGTGCAACCTAATAAACAGGGTGGAGCAAGAAGGCCATTGTAGGGTAAGATGATAttacagcaggacaagatggtgccagcaaagcaagatggagacagcaagaCAAGATGGCAAGAGTAGAAGAAGATGGTCACTGTAAAGTAAGATGTTTAGAGTAGATCAAGTTGTGACTGTAGATAAAGACCACTACTGTACAActtgatggagacagtaggtaagGTAGGTAAGGTAACCAAAGTAGAGCAAGATAGTGACTGAAGGGCAAATGGCAGTAGTTGCATGAGCAGATTTCAAGTTGCTGTAGAAGTAAAAGCGCAGCATCCAAGCTCAAAGCTGAAGCATCTGTAGGctgattataaatacaaatatcctTCAATATACAAGCATTATTTTGGCACTTTTAATCATAAAACACTTGTTTGTgcgcacaaacattttttttttgttttccagtcTAATTTACCCAGTGCAGTGTTCTATCACACAGCTGTTCTATAACTCAAAGCATTCCAGTGACCAGCTGAGGGCCAAAGGTCCCAAGAAGAAAGTCGGTTTAGCTTTGCTTTCGGAACAAGAAatagcatgctgggagctgtaccCAAGCAACAGCTAGAAAGGAGCATTGCTTACGCATTTAGCCTTGCTACAAGGGTGTGAGCAAGCTGAACTGAGGCATCAGTCAGGCTGTTAGAATTCTATTTAATCTTCCCACCCTCATAGGGTATAATTGACCTCAAATAACAGCCTGTTTGAGCAGTTAATAGCCTTAAAGGCACAttctttgcaaatcttttaataaCATGTTGTTATTCTGGGCACAGAGAACAAACAGTTCTTTATGGTTACCAGTTTATTATCTAAAGGGACAATAAGGACGTGCAAACAAAGACAGGCCCGGCAGTTTTCTGAGTATGGCTACCATTGCCTTTTTGTGGCCCATGCAACAGTCGCAATTGATTGACACTGATCACTGTGGATGTTTTAAAACTTGCTATACTGTCCggcagcagcttattggcctgtgcatgGGGACCAAATAACAGTTATGGCCCCAAAACAATGTTTGATTGGTGCTGGAGAAGCCTGGAAACTCCTGTAAGGCTCAGACTGCATTGATTTGTGTATGTAGTCCTCTGGCGCCCAGTCTATAAGGGCCTCTGCAATTGTTAGGCCTAACCATCATCTCAGCCCAGTTTGGCCACAACTGGGGTCAAATTGGGTTAAGGTCTCATTAATATGGTGACCCATTGATATGCCTGGGTAAATACTAACTTCAAATTTCAGCCAGGCTGGTAAATGACTggtcactcccccctcccaaaagtGAATGTTCCTTCTCCACATGGAGATGTATGAGGCATAGAGATTGAACCGAGCCAAACTTCTACGAATCACAGTTACACAACTTTGTACACTCATTTTCCAAGAGGtctattatattacatatattatatattgtataatatatcatatattgtattatattactCTATATGCTACTTGTGATTTCTCTTAAAAGTGACCCGTAAAcactaccagctgattggttagCCGTGAGAGGGTTAAGGTGATCTGGTAAAGGGAATTCTTTAAGCAACTACGGacttaaaaagtaaaaacatttataatgaaaaaataacaaTTTAACAAATATTGCAAAAGTaagaaaataaatggaaacaGCAGCCCATTGAACTTTGTTGTACTTACTCTTCATTGGCTGCCAATAATTGCATTTCAGTTGGAACAGGATGGAGACCTTTTTCTTGAATGGAGGcttcaaataaaaagaaatgtcaCAGACTGTAGAATCTATTGGACTAAGTGTCAGCATCCCAGTACAGagattccatctttttttttagatatgGTCACCATTACTAGATTAAAACCAACTCTGTCAGAAACATATTTCCTTTATAATGTGATATAATTCATATAAGAGGCGACTTTGAACATTTAAAACTTATATAAAAGCACAGTactttatatgatcatggaatCCTCACTGattaataatatccttatcatttacagtagggggtacattatcccttataatacatgagtgatactcagagttccctgtataactcagcctgcagccttgtgcctttatatgggcacagaacccctcagtgactgctaatatccttatcatttacagtagggggtacattatcccttataatacatgagtgatacttaggggcccatttacttactcacgaacgggccgaatgcgtccgattgcgtttttttcgtaatgatcggtattttgcgattttttcggaaaattatcgcgactatttcgttaccaatatgatttttgcggaaaaacgccagtttttcgtagccattccgaaagttgcgattttttcgtagcgttaaaacttgcgcaaaaagttgcgatttttttcgtagtgttaaaacttgcgcaaaacgtcgcgccttttaagttttaacgctacgaaaaaagcgcaacttttggaatggctacgaaaaacttgcattttttcgcgcaaatcgtattggtaacgaaaaagtcgcgataatttccgaaaagttgtaaaggcgccgaaaaaaatcgcaaaaaatacaaaaagtcgcaaaatgttcgttttccaatcagaatttttccaattcggtcggaattcgtgtcttagtaaatcagccccctagagttccctgtataactcagcctgcagccttgtgcctttatatggtcacagaacccctcagtgacttctaatgtccttatcatttacagtagggggtacattatcccttataatacatgagtgatactccgagttccctgtataactcagcctgcagccttgtgcctttatatgggcacagaacccctcagtgacttctaatatccttatcatttacagtagggggtacattatcccttataatacatgagtgatactccgagttccctgtataactcagcctgcagccttgtgcctttatatgggcacagaacccctcagtgacttctaatatccttatcatttacagtagggggtacattatcccttataatacatgagtgatactcagagctccctCAGGAcccttgtgtgtatatatatatatatgtatagtctgTACAGTGTTACCTGTGCTGTCACAGTTATTGTTCAGTCCTTTTTCCTTGCTACTTCTTTCCCCATAAAGGCTTTTCAGGATAGCGTTGGCGATGGGAAGCATCATGGCTGTGGAGGCGGTGTTACTCAGCCACATAGAGAGGAAAGCTGTAGTCATCATCATGCCTAAAATAAGCCTGGAAAGCATGGAATTAGAATG includes:
- the slc13a3 gene encoding solute carrier family 13 member 3 isoform X2, encoding MAFYWCTEALPLAVTALLPIVLFPLLGILPSSKVCPQYFLDTNFLFLSGLLMAAAIEEWNLHRRIALKVLTLVGVQPARLILGMMMTTAFLSMWLSNTASTAMMLPIANAILKSLYGERSSKEKGLNNNCDSTASIQEKGLHPVPTEMQLLAANEENKDLPEKIDIPTDTHPDLQKEKEYQNRIWKAFLISIPYSASIGGTATLTGTAPNLILLGQLKSFFPGCDVVNFGSWFAFAFPLMILFLFVGWLWISVLHGAISLRCKRKKKSDIRSEAESKAKDIIQEDYRKLGPTNFAEKSVFVFFCLFAILLFTRDPKFIPGWASAFTPGFTSDAVTGISICIVLFFFPSEKPSLKWWFDLKAPNTENKALLSWKKAQSTVPWNIILLLGGGFAMAKGCEVSGLSTWIGSRLQPLEGISPALAVLLVTVLIASFTEFASNTATIIVFLPILSELAIRLKVNPLYLMVPGTVGCSYAFMLPVSTPPNSIAFSTGHLMVKDMAKTGLVMNLMGVLLLSLAMNTWATSIFQLGTIPDWVPSHIYNVTELVTRAQNITTGG
- the slc13a3 gene encoding solute carrier family 13 member 3 (The RefSeq protein has 2 substitutions compared to this genomic sequence), with the translated sequence MSALVALVKKLWCIRKYVILIATPLILLPVLFSLPPKEGKCLFVVLLMAFYWCTEALPLAVTALLPIVLFPLLGILPSSKVCPQYFLDTNFLFLSGLLMAAAIEEWNLHRRIALKVLTLVGVQPARLILGMMMTTAFLSMWLSNTASTAMMLPIANAILKSLYGERSSKEKGLNNNCDSTASIQEKGLHPVPTEMQLLAANEENKDLPEKIDIPTDTHPDLQKEKEYQNRIWKAFLISIPYSASIGGTATLTGTAPNLILLGQLKSFFPGCDVVNFGSWFAFAFPLMILFLFVGWLWISVLHGAISLRCKRKKKSDIRSEAESKAKDIIQEDYRKLGPTKKIRLRLLLPFCHIAVHA
- the slc13a3 gene encoding solute carrier family 13 member 3 isoform X1, producing MSALVALVKKLWCIRKYVILIATPLILLPVLFSLPPKEGKCLFVVLLMAFYWCTEALPLAVTALLPIVLFPLLGILPSSKVCPQYFLDTNFLFLSGLLMAAAIEEWNLHRRIALKVLTLVGVQPARLILGMMMTTAFLSMWLSNTASTAMMLPIANAILKSLYGERSSKEKGLNNNCDSTASIQEKGLHPVPTEMQLLAANEENKDLPEKIDIPTDTHPDLQKEKEYQNRIWKAFLISIPYSASIGGTATLTGTAPNLILLGQLKSFFPGCDVVNFGSWFAFAFPLMILFLFVGWLWISVLHGAISLRCKRKKKSDIRSEAESKAKDIIQEDYRKLGPTNFAEKSVFVFFCLFAILLFTRDPKFIPGWASAFTPGFTSDAVTGISICIVLFFFPSEKPSLKWWFDLKAPNTENKALLSWKKAQSTVPWNIILLLGGGFAMAKGCEVSGLSTWIGSRLQPLEGISPALAVLLVTVLIASFTEFASNTATIIVFLPILSELAIRLKVNPLYLMVPGTVGCSYAFMLPVSTPPNSIAFSTGHLMVKDMAKTGLVMNLMGVLLLSLAMNTWATSIFQLGTIPDWVPSHIYNVTELVTRAQNITTGG